In Sebastes fasciatus isolate fSebFas1 chromosome 15, fSebFas1.pri, whole genome shotgun sequence, a genomic segment contains:
- the gskip gene encoding GSK3-beta interaction protein produces the protein MEIDCQPEESIVSSYDEDCVVLGDVKDMRLEAEAVVKDVLFAVVEMHVSQSLNSASDMAHINVETREGNRYCLELTEAGLRVVGYAFNEVDEDSNTQYHETVYSLLDTLSPGYREAFGNALLQRLERLKQNGQ, from the exons ATGGAGATAGACTGCCAGCCCGAGGAGTCCATCGTCTCTTCGTATGACGAGGACTGCGTTGTGCTTGGTGACGTCAAGGACATGAGATTGGAGGCAGAAGCAGTGGTCAAAGACGTACTTTTTGCCGTCGTCGAAATGCATGTGTCACAAAGTCTCAACAGCGCGTCAGATATGGCCCACATAAACGTGGAAACAAGAGAGGGAAACCGGTATTGTTTGGAGCTCACAGAGGCAGGACTAAGG GTGGTGGGCTATGCCTTCAATGAAGTGGACGAGGATTCGAACACCCAGTATCACGAGACTGTTTACTCGCTTCTGGACACTCTGAGTCCGGGTTACAGAGAAGCCTTTGGGAACGCTTTGCTCCAGCGGCTGGAGAGGCTGAAGCAAAACGGACAATAA
- the LOC141783957 gene encoding NPC intracellular cholesterol transporter 2-like, whose translation MDVQTGFIVLVCLMGFTCGEPVKFMDCGSSAGKVAIVDISPCASQPCQLRKGESYSVNVTFNSAVESKTSTAVVHGIIAGVPVPFPIPIEDGCKSGIQCPIQKEQKYHYLNSLPVKTQYPAIKLVVEWELRDDDKNDLFCIRFPVHIVS comes from the exons atggATGTCCAGACTGGTTTCATCGTGTTGGTCTGCTTGATGGGATTCACCTGCGGGGAGCCAGTGAAGTTCATGGACTGTG GCTCCTCTGCTGGCAAAGTGGCCATAGTGGACATTAGCCCTTGTGCCAGTCAGCCATGTCAGCTACGTAAAGGAGAGTCCTACAGTGTCAATGTGACCTTCAACAGTG CTGTGGAGAGCAAGACGAGCACAGCAGTGGTTCACGGTATTATTGCGGGAGTTCCCGTCCCCTTCCCCATTCCCATAGAAGATGGCTGCAAGTCTGGAATCCAGTGTCCCATCCAGAAGGAACAGAAGTATCACTATCTGAACTCGCTTCCTGTGAAGACTCAGTATCCTGCA ATAAAGCTGGTCGTGGAGTGGGAACTGAGAGACGACGACAAAAATGACCTGTTCTGCATCAGGTTCCCAGTTCATATTGTGAGCTAA
- the isca2 gene encoding iron-sulfur cluster assembly 2 homolog, mitochondrial, with amino-acid sequence MSFVRGAMITASKSGVLSLARASTRLNSLNVRQQLHRLPQQPALYTAGLQKSFSSASTQEKLSVLDPSGEHVQLTESCVKRLGEIMGQGEYLRIHVEGGGCSGFQYKFSVDANKNEDDRVFEQGGVGIIVDQDSLEFVKGATVDFSQELIRAAFLVLKNPQADHGCSCGSSFSVKL; translated from the exons ATGTCATTCGTCAGAGGAGCTATGATAACTGCGTCAAAGTCAGGAGTTTTGAGCCTTGCCAG GGCATCTACTCGTCTGAACAGCCTCAATGTGAGGCAACAGTTACACAGACTTCCCCAGCAGCCAGCCCTTTACACAGCTGGGCTCCAGAAGAGCTTCAGCAGCGCCTCAACACAGGAGAAGCTATCTGTGTTGGATCCATCTGGAGAACATGTTCAACTCACTGAGTCCTGTGTGAAG AGACTAGGGGAGATCATGGGGCAGGGCGAATATCTGAGAATCCATGTGGAGGGAGGAGGCTGCTCCGGGTTCCAGTACAAGTTTTCTGTTGATGCTAACAAGAATGAAGATGACAG AGTGtttgagcaaggaggagtgggCATTATCGTGGATCAGGACAGCCTGGAGTTTGTGAAAGGAGCCACTGTGGACTTCAGCCAGGAATTGATCCGGGCCGCCTTCCTCGTGCTCAAGAATCCTCAAGCTGATCATGGCTGCTCCTGTGGCAGCTCCTTCTCTGTCAAATTATAA
- the eml5 gene encoding echinoderm microtubule-associated protein-like 5 encodes MADRTAPNCHLRLEWVYGYRGHQCRNNLYYTAAKEIVYFVAGVGVVYNTREHKQKFYLGHNDDIISLALHPERVLVATGQVGKEPYICVWDSYNVQTVSILKDVHSHGIACLAFDLEGQCLVSVGLDSKNTICVWDWRKGKVLAAAPGHTDRIFDISWDLYQPSKLVSCGVKHIKFWSLCGNALTPKRGVFGKTGDLQTILCLACAKDEVTYSGALNGDIYVWKGINLMRTVQGAHGSGIFSMNVCEEGFATGGRDGCVRLWDLNFKPITVIDLRETDQGYKGLSVRSVCWRGDHILVGTQDSEIFEVVVHDRNKPFLIMQGHCEGELWALAVHPTKPLAMTGSDDRSVRIWSLIDHALIARCNMEEPIRCAAVSTDGIHLALGMKDGSFTVLRVRDMTEVVHIKDRKEAIHELKYSPDGAHLAVGSNDNSVDIYGVVQRYKKVGECIGSNSFITHMDWSTDSKYLQINDGSGRRLFYRMPSGKEVTNREELKLVQWASWTCVLGPEVNGIWPKYSDINDINSVDANFNNQVLVTADDYGLVKLLRYPCVKKGAKFKKYLGHSAHITNARWSHDYQWVITIGGADHSVFQWKFVPERKSKEAVHIAPQETLADSNSEESDSDQSDVPEMDSEIEQETQLTYRRQVYKEDLPQLKEQCKEKHRATAMKKKERPPGSGVKLHFIHGYRGYDCRSNLFYTQTGEIVYHVAAIGVVYNRQQNTQRFYMGHDDDILCLAIHPLKDFVATGQVGRDSSIHIWDTETLKPMSVLRGFHQLGVCTLDFSADGKRLASVGLDDNHTIVLWDWRKGEKLSAMRGSKDKIFVVKINPYLPDKLITAGVKHMKFWHKAGGGLIGRKGNMGKTETMMCAVYGWSEEMVFSGTCTGDICIWRDMFLMKTVKAHDGPVFSVHALEKGFVTGGKDGIVALWDDTFERCLKTYAIKRAVLAPGSKGLLLEDNPSIRAISLGHGHILVGTKNGEILEVDKSGPITLLVQGHMEGEVWGLATHPHLPLCATVSDDKTLRIWDLSPSHCMLAVRKLRKGGRCCCFSPDGKALAVGLNDGSFLIVNADTLEDLVSFHHRKDIISDIRFSPGAGKYLAVASGDTFVDIYNVMSSKRVGVCKGCLNYITHLDWDKRGKLLQVNTGAKEQFFFEAPRGKRQTIPATEVDKIDWSTWTCVLGTSVEGIWPLINEVTEVTAACLSKDRKVLATGDDLGYVKLFRYPVKGKYAKFKRYVAHSTHVTNVRWTHDDSLLVTVGGGDTCLMIWAHEAEGHREFKQCDSEESDIESEDDGGYDSDVTRENEINYTIKALSTNMRPMTGVKPHLQLKEPSVDERQGVVRGSRPPVSRALPQPEKLQTNNVGKKKRPIEDLVLELVFGYRGNDCRNNVHYLNEGADIIYHTASVGIVLNLTTSCQSFYIEHSDDILCLTINQHPKFPNVVATGQVGDTGDMSATSPSIHVWDAMTKQTLSVLRCFHSGGVCSVSFSATGKLLLSVGLDPEHTVTIWKWQEGAKVASRVGHTHRIFVAEFRPDSDTHFVSVGIKHVRFWTLAGRALLSKKGVLSTIEDARMQTMLSVAFGANNLTFTGTISGDVCVWKEHILVRIVAKAHTGPVFTMYTTLRDGLIVTGGKERPSKEGGALKLWDQELKRCRAFRLETGQIIDCVRSVCRGKGKILVGTRNAEIIEVGEKNAACNILVNGHMDGPIWGLGTHPSRDVFLSAAEDGTVRLWDIPEKKMLNKVNLGHPARTISYSPEGDMVAIGMKNGEFIILLVASLKIWGKKRDRRSPIQDIRFSPSSRYLAVGSTESAVDFYDLTLGPQLNRINCCRDIPSFVMQMDFSADSTYVQISTGAYKRLVYEVPSGKQVTEQTHIDRITWATWTSVLGDEVIGIWSRNTDKADVTCACVSHSGLNIVTGDDFGMVKLFDFPCPEKFGKHKRFLGHSAHLTNVRFTNGDRFVVSAGGDDRSLFVWRCVHAPH; translated from the exons tTTTGGAGCTTATGCGGTAATGCTCTCACGCCCAAACGTGGTGTTTTTGGCAAAACGGGGGATCTCCAAACCATCCTCTGCCTTGCCTGCGCCAAGGACGAGGTCACATATTCAGGTGCCTTGAATGGCGACATCTACGTGTGGAAAGGGATCAACCTGATGAGGACGGTGCAAGGAGCTCATGGG TCAGGGATTTTCAGCATGAATGTCTGTGAAGAGGGCTTTGCCACCGGGGGCCGAGACGGCTGCGTCCGGCTGTGGGATCTCAACTTCAAACCAATTACTGTCATTGATCTCAGGGAAACAGACCAAGGATATAAAG GGCTGTCTGTGCGCAGCGTGTGCTGGCGGGGAGATCACATCCTGGTGGGCACGCAGGACAGCGAGATCTTCGAGGTGGTGGTCCACGACCGCAACAAGCCCTTCCTCATCATGCAGGGTCACTGTGAGGGCGAGCTGTGGGCTCTAGCCGTCCACCCCACCAAGCCTCTGGCCATGACAGGAAGTGATGATCGCTCAGTCAG GATATGGAGCCTTATAGATCATGCACTGATCGCTCgctgtaacatggaggagccGATCCGCTGTGCAGCCGTGAGCACTGATGGCATTCACCTGGCGCTGGGAATGAAGGATGGCTCCTTCACCGTTCTTAGAGTCAG AGATATGACAGAGGTGGTCCACATCAAGGACAGGAAGGAAGCCATCCATGAGTTGAAGTATTCCCCCGATGGGGCCCACTTGGCTGTTGGCTCTAATGATAACTCAGTGGACATCTATGGCGTTGTGCAGAGGTACAAGAAAGTGGGCGAGTGCATCGGCTCCAACAGCTTCATCACACACATGGACTGGTCCACGGACAGCAAGTACTTGCAGATCAATGACGGCAGCGGCAGGAGGCTCTTCTACAGGATGCCAA GTGGGAAGGAGGTGACCAACAGGGAGGAGCTGAAGCTGGTACAGTGGGCTTCATGGACGTGTGTGTTGGGCCCTGAGGTTAATGGAATATGGCCCAAGTACTCAGATATCAATGACATTAACTCTGTGGACGCCAACTTTAACAATCAAGTCTTAGTAACAGCTGACGACTACGGATTAGTCAAACTTTTACGATATCCGTGTgtaaaaaaag GTGCaaaatttaaaaagtatttaGGTCATTCAGCCCACATAACCAACGCCAGATGGTCACATGACTACCAGTGGGTCATAACTATTGGTGGTGCTGATCACTCAGTGTTCCAGTGGAAGTTTGTTCCTGAAAGAAAGTCTAAAGAGGCCGTGCATATAGCACCACAAG AGACTTTGGCAGACTCTAACAGCGAAGAGTCGGACTCTGATCAGTCAGACGTACCCGAGATGGACTCAGAAATCGAGCAGGAGACGCAGCTCACGTATCGACGACAG GTTTATAAAGAAGATCTACCTCAGCTCAAAGAGCAGTGCAAAGAGAAGCATCGAGCGACGGCCATGAAGAAGAAAGAGCGACCACCGGGGAGCGGGGTGAAGCTGCACTTCATTCATGG CTACAGGGGTTATGATTGCAGGAGCAACCTGTTCTACACCCAAACCGGGGAGATAGTCTACCATGTAGCTGCCATTGGGGTTGTGTACAACAGACAGCAGAACACCCAACGTTTCTACATGGGCCACGATGATGACATCCTCTGTCTGGCGATCCACCCCCTGAAGGACTTTGTAGCAACAGGCCAG GTCGGCAGAGATTCCTCCATCCACATATGGGACACGGAAACGTTAAAACCCATGTCTGTGTTGAGGGGTTTCCACCAGCTCGGAGTTTGCACTCTGGACTTTTCTG CGGATGGCAAGCGGCTGGCCTCGGTGGGTCTGGATGACAATCACACTATTGTGCTGTGGGACTGGAGGAAAGGGGAGAAGCTCTCTGCCATGCG GGGAAGCAAGGACAAGATATTCGTTGTCAAAATAAATCCCTACCTACCTGACAAGCTCATCACGGCTGGTGTGAAACATATGAAGTTTTGGCATAAGGCTG gTGGTGGTCTAATTGGGCGCAAGGGAAACATGGGGAAGACGGAGACTATGATGTGCGCCGTGTACGGCTGGTCGGAGGAGATGGTGTTTTCAGGCACATGCACTGGGGACATTTGCATTTGGAGGGACATGTTTCTGATGAAGACTGTCAAAGCGCATGATGGCCCTGTTTTCAGCGTGCACGCTCTAGAAAAG GGATTTGTGACTGGAGGAAAGGACGGCATAGTTGCTCTGTGGGACGACACCTTCGAGAGGTGCCTCAAGACCTACGCCATCAAGCGAGCGGTCCTAGCCCCAGGCTCTAAAG GGTTGCTCTTGGAGGACAACCCGTCCATACGTGCCATATCTCTGGGCCATGGCCACATCCTGGTGGGGACCAAGAACGGAGAGATCTTGGAGGTAGACAAGAGCGGCCCCATCACTCTGCTGGTCCAG ggtcaCATGGAAGGTGAAGTGTGGGGCCTGGCCACTCATCcccatctccctctctgtgccACCGTCAGCGATGACAAAACCCTGCGCATATGGGACCTCTCACCCAGCCACTGCATGCTGGCCGTACGCAAGCTCAGGAAAG GCGGCCGTTGCTGCTGCTTCTCCCCTGACGGCAAAGCGTTGGCGGTGGGCCTGAATGACGGCAGCTTCCTCATTGTGAACGCAGACACCCTGGAGGACCTGGTGTCCTTCCACCACCGCAAGGACATCATCTCCGATATCAGATTCTCTCCAG GTGCTGGGAAGTACCTTGCAGTAGCATCAGGAGACACTTTTGTGGATATTTACAATGTAATGAGCAGCAAACGGGTCGGGGTGTGCAAAGGATGCCTCAACTACATTACCCATCTGGACTGGGACAAGAGAG GGAAACTACTCCAAGTCAACACGGGTGCTAAAGAGCAGTTTTTTTTCGAGGCTCCTCGTGGCAAGAGGCAGACCATCCCGGCGACAGAG GTGGATAAGATCGACTGGAGCACGTGGACGTGTGTCCTGGGAACGTCCGTTGAGGGCATCTGGCCTTTGATCAACGAGGTCACTGAGGTGACCGCCGCCTGCCTTAGTAAAGACAGGAAGGTGCTAGCAACAGGAGATGACTTGGGATACGTCAAGCTCTTCAGATACCCTGTCAAA GGGAAGTATGCAAAGTTCAAACGCTACGTGGCCCACAGCACACATGTTACCAATGTGCGATGGACCCATGACGACAGCCTCTTGGTGACGGTCGGCGGGGGTGACACGTGCCTCATGATCTGGGCCCACGAGGCCGAAGGCCATCGGGAATTCAAACAGTGTGACAGCGAGGAGTCGGACATCGAGAGCGAGGATGACGGAG GTTACGACAGCGATGTGACGAGGGAGAACGAGATCAACTACACCATCAAGGCCTTATCCACCAACATGCGACCCATGACGGGTGTGAAACCCCACTTGCAGCTGAAGGAGCCCTCTGTGGACGAAAG ACAAGGGGTGGTCAG AGGGTCAAG GCCTCCTGTCAGCAGAGCGCTGCCACAGCCGGAGAAGCTGCAGACCAACAATGTTGGCAAAAAGAAGAGACCCATTGAG GACCTGGTGTTGGAGCTGGTGTTTGGTTACCGTGGCAATGACTGCCGCAATAACGTGCACTACCTGAACGAGGGGGCGGACATCATCTACCACACGGCCTCAGTTGGCATCGTGCTCAACTTGACGACCT CCTGCCAAAGTTTCTACATAGAACACAGTGACGACATTTTGTGCCTGACAATCAATCAACATCCCAAATTCCCCAACGTGGTGGCAACTGGCCAAGTAG gtgatacTGGTGACATGTCAG CCACATCTCCATCTATCCATGTGTGGGACGCCATGACCAAGCAGACGCTGTCGGTGCTGCGTTGTTTCCACTCCGGTGGGGTTTGCTCTGTCAGCTTTAGTGCCACAGGAAAACTCCTGCTGTCTGTGGGCCTGGACCCTGAACACACCGTCACCATCTGGAAGTGGCAGgaag GTGCCAAAGTGGCCAGCCGGGTGGGTCACACCCATAGGATATTTGTGGCTGAATTTCGTCCGGACTCTGACACACACTTTGTGTCTGTGGGGATCAAACATGTGCGATTCTGGACGTTAGCTGGTCGAGCTTTGCTCAGCAAAAAAGGTGTGCTGAGCACCATAGAGGACGCCCGGATGCAGACTATGCTGTCTGTAGCATTTGGAGCC aaTAACTTGACATTTACAGGTACCATAAGTGgggatgtatgtgtgtggaaGGAACACATTCTAGTGAGAATTGTGGCCAAAGCTCATACGGGCCCTGTGTTCACCATGTACACCACACTGAGAGACGGCCTCATCGTCACCGGGGGCAAGGAAAGACC GTCAAAGGAGGGAGGCGCTCTGAAGCTCTGGGACCAGGAGCTGAAGCGCTGCAGAGCGTTTCGATTAGAAACCGGACAGATCATCGACTGTGTTCGCTCTGTATGCAGAGGAAAG GGTAAAATCCTGGTGGGGACCAGGAATGCAGAGATCATTGAAGTAGGAGAGAAGAATGCAGCGTGCAACATCTTGGTGAACGGACACATGGACGGACCTATCTGGGGCTTGGGCACCCATCCCTCCAGAGACGTGTTCCTGTCTGCGGCAGAGGACGGCACCGTTCGTCTGTGGGACATCCCAGAGAAG AAGATGCTGAATAAGGTGAACTTGGGCCACCCAGCGCGCACCATCAGCTACAGTCCTGAAGGAGACATGGTGGCCATCGGCATGAAGAACGGAGAGTTCATCATCCTGCTGGTCGCCTCGCTCAAAATCTGGGGCAAGAAAAGGGACAGGCGCTCTCCTATCCAGGACATCAG GTTCAGTCCAAGTTCTCGCTACCTGGCCGTCGGCTCTACCGAGAGTGCCGTCGACTTCTACGACCTGACGCTGGGCCCGCAGCTGAACCGCATCAACTGCTGCAGGGACATCCCCAGCTTCGTGATGCAGATGGACTTCTCTGCTGACAGCACTTACGTCCAG ATATCCACAGGTGCTTATAAACGACTGGTGTACGAGGTGCCGTCTGGGAAGCAGGTCACGGAGCAGACCCATATCGACAGGATCACATGGGCCACCTGGACAAG TGTCCTTGGGGACGAGGTCATAGGGATCTGGTCCCGCAACACCGACAAAGCAGACGTCACCTGTGCCTGCGTGTCCCACTCAGGCCTTAACATCGTCACAGGCGATGACTTTGGAATGGTGAAGCTCTTTGACTTTCCATGTCCGGAGAAGTTT GGCAAACACAAACGCTTTCTGGGCCATTCCGCTCACTTGACTAATGTGCGCTTCACAAACGGAGATCGCTTCGTCGTCAGCGCAGGTGGAGACGACAGGAG CCTCTTTGTGTGGCGGTGTGTCCACGCCCCTCACTGA